The following is a genomic window from Fusobacterium perfoetens.
ATGTTAAACATCTTTCTTCTCTCTTTCTAAAATTATTTTTTAGGAGTAAATACAAACTCCTTATTAAAATACACTTTTATTTTTTTTCCTCTATAAACAATCGGTTCAAACTTCCATTTATTTAGAGCTTGGATAACCTCTTTATCAAAACCAAATTTTTTATTTGATTTTAAAACTTCTATTTTTTCAACTTCTCCATTAAGTCCAACCAAAAATTTTACTTCTATCACAACTGTTTTGTCATATCTTAATTTTTCAGCTTGTTTTGGATAATTTGGATCAACTTGTTTTATTATTTTAAAACCAATCCCACTAGAAGCAATAGCTGTGTAAGTTCCATCTGAATTTTCTATAAAATTATCTCTCTTTTCCTCTCTAGGAATTTTTTCTTCACTGGATTTTCTTTTCTTCTGTGGTTTATTTTTTAAAGTTTTTTCTTTTTTTATCTCTTTCTTACTTTCATTTTTACTTATCTTACTTTTTATTTCCTCTTTTATTTCTTTTTTAGGTTCTTCTTTTATTGGTTCAACTTTTTCTTCTTGAATAATCGCTTGTTGTCCTATACTTTCCTTTGAACTTTTTATATTATAAGAAATAGGAATATTTCTTTTAATAGGAATAGTGTTATCACCTAAAGTTTTTTTATTATTAATTCTTATAAAAAAACACATGTGAATTAGAAAAGCAATTAAAAAATATCTTTTCATATATTACCTCTATTCATAAAAATTTATTCCTAAATTTTCTATTCCTTGTTCTTTTACCTTTGTTATAAGATCCATAACAACTTGATATCTAAGATTTTTATCCCCTGTAATCGATACTTCTTTAACTCCTACCAAATATTCTCCAAGTCTTTCAATATCTATTGGAGAAGTTTTTCCATCTTTTAACATAAAATAGCTTTCATTTTTATCTACAATAATTTCTATTTTACTTTCTTCTGTTTTAATAGTTACTTTTGAAGTTGGGACATCTATATCAATTTTTCCATATTTATTAAAAGTAGTTGAAACCATAAAGAAAATCAAAAGAAGAAATACCACATCTATAAGAGGAGTTAAATCAAGGGACATTATTTCTCTTTTTTTTCTATATTTTCCCATATCTCCCCCTTAATTTTTTCTTATAATATTTATAATATTTGTTGTTATTTTGTCGATATCTTCTTCTATCTCTTCTATTTTTTTATTTAAAAGATTGTAAACAACTATTGCAGGGATAGCGATTGAAAGTCCAGCTGCTGTTGTAAGAAGTGCTTTTGATATTCCGTCTGCCACAAGAGATGGGTCTCCAGCTCCAAATGTAGAAAGATTTCTAAAAGCATCAATCATTCCTGTAACTGTCCCAAGAAGTCCAATCATAGGAGCTATATATCCAATTATTCCAAGAATATGAAGTCTTTTTTCTAAAGGACTAATCTCCTCCATTCCAATCTCTTTTACAAGTTGATCAAAATGATGAAAATCTCCATTTTTATTGCATCTTATCAAAAAACTTTTTACAGTTTCCCCAACCGTATTTTTTTCATTTAAAC
Proteins encoded in this region:
- a CDS encoding energy transducer TonB, with product MKRYFLIAFLIHMCFFIRINNKKTLGDNTIPIKRNIPISYNIKSSKESIGQQAIIQEEKVEPIKEEPKKEIKEEIKSKISKNESKKEIKKEKTLKNKPQKKRKSSEEKIPREEKRDNFIENSDGTYTAIASSGIGFKIIKQVDPNYPKQAEKLRYDKTVVIEVKFLVGLNGEVEKIEVLKSNKKFGFDKEVIQALNKWKFEPIVYRGKKIKVYFNKEFVFTPKK
- a CDS encoding MotA/TolQ/ExbB proton channel family protein; translation: MWILFGLSIISMGIILERGVFFFRREKKLSEDFKSNIIMAVSSDNMEKAIEICLNEKNTVGETVKSFLIRCNKNGDFHHFDQLVKEIGMEEISPLEKRLHILGIIGYIAPMIGLLGTVTGMIDAFRNLSTFGAGDPSLVADGISKALLTTAAGLSIAIPAIVVYNLLNKKIEEIEEDIDKITTNIINIIRKN
- a CDS encoding ExbD/TolR family protein gives rise to the protein MGKYRKKREIMSLDLTPLIDVVFLLLIFFMVSTTFNKYGKIDIDVPTSKVTIKTEESKIEIIVDKNESYFMLKDGKTSPIDIERLGEYLVGVKEVSITGDKNLRYQVVMDLITKVKEQGIENLGINFYE